cacaCCAATGGTTAGTCCTTTAATCCAAGGTGTGCAAAATGCCAGTCATCATTTTCCCGCGTGGTTCCTATTCAAACGATTTGCTTTACGAAGCATGGGTGTGTCTAACACGGGTGTGGAATTCCCTTTTCTGTTTAAATTTCCGAATACTCCTTAGCATTAGCATTAGCGTTAGCGTGTTTTCTGAGTTAACAAAATGGTCCCTTGTGGCTCAGCCAAACTCGCACGCAAATATgtactttccatttttccgcGCTTGGATACATGctgattcatttttctgaTCTGATAAAATAAGCACGCCCGCTCTGTAGACTTTTATCGAGATAAGACAGGAAAGCTGAGGGAAAGAACATACTGCACAATAGGTGTATAGTTCTTTCTCAGTTTAGCTTCCCCTTTCACCGCTGCGGAAATTAGACCCAACATTTGTGCCTGCCTTGCCAGACTTAACAAACAACGTTGTTGTATGATCgatgtgaaaaaagaacaaaacttttttttttttttttttcctgttcacACCGCTTCACCATTTCATGGACCTATAAAATGGGTAGCATTccgtatataaaaaatctatATCGTAAGAAAATGAGATCTGTGCGCGGGAAGGGTTTTCCGCGTGAGGTGCCGAGACGACCTGGCGTGCGATGTGGCGTCGCTTCCCGTGTGTTGAGCACAACCTCACTAAACTGCACGAAAAACGTACGCcaacctcttttttttttgcgcagcGGATCCTTCGAACAACCTTTTTGACGACTTGCGAATATGCTCGAGGGTGATCGACTCGTGCGGCATTGCGTGTAGCTCGGGGTTTGTGGCGGTAAGTGGAGTGACAAAATCGGAGTGCACGGGGGAAAGAGCGGTGGGGCGAGAGCGAATCGAGAAAACACTGGGTAGGGTTCAAACCTGCCACTATGGCATGGGCAGACACACTTGCCTTACATTTTGAAGTTTGCCCAAATGGGTGTGTTCTACGTTTCGCCTTCCGTGTCTGCAAAATGGCGGGCCTAGACTTCCCAGTTGGGTCGTTCCCCATTTgagtttttccccatttgagttttccccatttgagttttccccatttgcttctccccccctgttgGAAGGTGCCCTGGGAAGTGGAGGGTGGCGGGTTGATAGGAGCCATTCGGCTGGAGAACCAAATGCGGAAGCCGCCAGTGATCAAGCTGAAGGGACACACGTCAAGCATCCTGGACCTGCAGTTCAACCCCTGCTTCAGTGAAATCTTGGCATCAGGTTCAGAAGACTTAACCGTCCGTGTGTGGGAAATACCACATAATGATGAATCggtgaaagaaataaaagatcCACAGTGTATTCTCaaaggacataaaaaaaaaatatcaatcaTAGATTGGAACCCAATGAACTATTACATCATGTGCTCAAGTGGATTCGATTCCTTTGTAAATATATGGGACAtagaaaatgagaagaaagctttccaaattattatgccaaaaaaattatcttcattGAAGTGGAATATCAAGGGGAACTTACTAAGTGGGACCTGTGTAGGGaaacatatgcacattaTAGATccgagaaaaaaagaaattgcaTCCAGTTTTCACATCCATAGTGGTGGGAAGAATacgaaaaatatatggatCGATGGATTAGGTGGAGATGATAACTACATTTTGAGTACAggtttttctaaaaataatttaagagaaatgaaattatgggatttaaaaaatacaacctCTGCTTTAGTTACCATGTCTATAGACAACGCATCTGCTCCGTTGATCCCACATTATGATGAAAGTACTGGACTTATTTATATCATTGGAAAAGGAGATGGGAACTGTCGATACTATCAGCATTCACTTGGAAGCATACGTAAGGTAAACGAATATAAGTCTTGTTCCCCATTTAGATCATTTGGATTTTTACCAAAGCAAATTTGTGATGTATATAAGTGTGAAATTGGGAGAGTTTATAAGAACGAAAATAATAGCAGTATCAGACCCATCTCTTTTTATGTACCTAGAAAAAATCCAACAAAATTTCAGGAGGATTTATATCCACCTATTCTAATGCACGATCCAGATAATTCCTCCAGAAACTGGATTAATGGAAAggataacaaaatgaatcggataaatataaaagacTTAACACAGGATGATCTGAGAATTaccaaaaaatacaaattcgTACCACAGTCTTTTAATAGTATCATTATAGGGGAAGAGTACACGTCTAAGAGGACTGCAATCATTAGGCAGATTACAAAGAAgcttaccttttttaaaaaaggtcttcacaatttttcctCTGTGGATAGCTTTAAGGAatctgtttttatttaccctAAGAGTTTTAAGGAAAAGTGGTTGCTCACTGAGCAGGGCGGCGCACAGTTTTCTTCAAACAATTCCCTGGAGAAGGGTGAGGcggagaaagaagaagaggggCAGCAAGATGAGCACTTCCCTTTGGAAAGCGAACAGCCATGCGACGGGACCAGCAGGGGGACAAGCGAGTTGCCCGTGCGTTCTGGAGACCCCGTTCGGTTGGCGAGGGGGAAGACCCAGCGAGAGAGCGGCGTGAATTGTTTCGACGCACTGCGGTGTGCGCGTCTGTGCAGGAGGAGGGAATTGTAAGGATGAGCAGCTGTATGGAGTAACTGCTCAGATGGGTAACGTCTCAGATGGGTAACGTCTCAGGTGAGTAACTGCTCAGGTGAGTAACTGCCCAGATGAGTAACTGTCCAGATGAGTAACTGTCCAGATGAGTAACTGCCCAGATGAGTAACTGCCCAGATGAGTAACGTCTCAGATGAGTAACTGCCATTATNNNNNNNNNNTAACTGCCCAGATGTGTAACGTCTCAGGTGAGTAACTGCTCAGGCGAGTAACTGCCCAGATGAGTAACTGCCCAGATGAGTAATCGCAAGAAATGCGATACTAGTCTGGGGCAATTACAACATGAAAACTGAGAGTGCACCAAATGgtggaaaataataaaattatcccATCTGGCGAAGTGCCCTACAGATGCCAGCTAAATGTCCAGCGCTGGTTGAGTGGAAGTCTTTCCAAGTGGGGAAAAGGCCCCCTGGTAGGAAGACTCCCCAGATAGATTCATGTACATGCCCTGCACAGCGGCGTGCTGTTTATTCCCAACGGATTGTTGGAACAGTACCGAATGCGAATAGCTTTTTTATGGGTACCGATTCACTTAGTTACCTCTCCCCCAGTTGTGTAGACATACTCAAACGTGGGTCGAAGGGCAATGTGCGTCCACCCCCAACATGCGTtagaaaaattgtgcacTTAACTGTGCATCCATTTTGAAGGTacttttttaagaatttttttcgcttcctttgtttatttttttttttttcactatttttGCGACTCATGGGGTGATGCTCAGGGGGATGTAAATTAGCTGTGCGCCCTCCCGTTTCGCCCGCCGCGTCCAACCGGAGTTCACTGCTGCGAAGTAGCGTTCGGGAGTAGCGTTCCGAATACCGTTCCGAAGTAACGCTCCGAAGTAACGCTCCGAAGCACCTCTTTGCGACcccttttgcaatttttttgcgatttccctcattttttccccactgaGCACTTAACCCATTGAGGAATTACCGTGCCGATAAAATACGTAAAAACAAAGTGGGTttgttgcccctttttaagcGGTAGATACGGTGAAGACGGCtcatgggggggggggaaaaaaaaaagggtgagaGAGAGAGGGAGGTGGAGGGAGAAATGGCGCAAACGTTCACGCAAACATTTTCAAAAGGGGGCACATTACATacattaaaaacaaaaaaggccaTGAGTGTGATAACGGTTTTGTTAGACCTACGGTACACGCCGttacatctttttttttttttttttttttctccaaagcATCACCATGCACACATGaatgtatgcacatgtgagGGACTCGCTCACACGGGTGGACCCCTACGACCACAAAAACGTGAACAGCTCTTCATGCACTGTCTCCAGTTTGGTTATCTCACTTACAACATCTTGGTGTATGTCCTGCGAGGTGGAAAGATTCGGATGGGAGG
This genomic stretch from Plasmodium cynomolgi strain B DNA, chromosome 14, whole genome shotgun sequence harbors:
- a CDS encoding coronin (putative) yields the protein MGSIPYIKNLYPDPSNNLFDDLRICSRVIDSCGIACSSGFVAVSGVTKSECTGERAVGRERIEKTLGRVPWEVEGGGLIGAIRLENQMRKPPVIKLKGHTSSILDLQFNPCFSEILASGSEDLTVRVWEIPHNDESVKEIKDPQCILKGHKKKISIIDWNPMNYYIMCSSGFDSFVNIWDIENEKKAFQIIMPKKLSSLKWNIKGNLLSGTCVGKHMHIIDPRKKEIASSFHIHSGGKNTKNIWIDGLGGDDNYILSTGFSKNNLREMKLWDLKNTTSALVTMSIDNASAPLIPHYDESTGLIYIIGKGDGNCRYYQHSLGSIRKVNEYKSCSPFRSFGFLPKQICDVYKCEIGRVYKNENNSSIRPISFYVPRKNPTKFQEDLYPPILMHDPDNSSRNWINGKDNKMNRINIKDLTQDDLRITKKYKFVPQSFNSIIIGEEYTSKRTAIIRQITKKLTFFKKGLHNFSSVDSFKESVFIYPKSFKEKWLLTEQGGAQFSSNNSLEKGEAEKEEEGQQDEHFPLESEQPCDGTSRGTSELPVRSGDPVRLARGKTQRESGVNCFDALRCARLCRRREL